The genomic stretch TTACCTGCGCGAGTGGGGGCCGCGCTTCCGCCGCCTGGCGGACCTCTACGGGCCGTGACGGGACCCCCCCACCGTCCCGCAGCCCCCCCCCGTCCCGCAGCCGGGCAACGCGGTGGTTCTGCGCGGTGGGTGCCACCTGGCGGGGTTCGCGCACCCACGCGCCGCTGCCGGGCCCCGCACTGGGAAGGgttcccccctcctcccccaatAAAGCTCCCAGCCCGGGGGGACCCCGGCTGTACCCCCCCGTGTACAAACAAAGGCACTTTTATTGGCAGCACGTGAGCGCCCGCTGCATccacccctcctccccccctcctCTCTCGGGGCATCACCCCCGCCCCAGGACTCCCAGCAGCGCTCCTCCCGGGGCAGGATCCGGCCCCAGCAATgtggggggggcggggggggggggggggcggggggggcacGCAGCCCTTTCCCAGCCCCAGAACCACACGGGGATGGGGGCCTCGGAGCAGCGGGGGGGGGGTCCAGCTTGGCGGAGGGGGTCTGGGCGCACCCATCGCTGAGCTTGTTCCCCCCCCGCCCACACCCGGCCCAGCAGCATTGGGAACCCCCCTGGGGGGCCGCGTCTATGTCTCGGGGGGGGGACCCGCAGGGCCGCGGCCCGGTCCCAGCGCCCTTTGGGCAGAGGGGACGATGCGGGAGTAATCGTGGGGAATGCCGCGGGGGGCGAGCAGGGGGAGGTGGTCCTCGCGGGGTGGGCGGCGGAAGAGGGGGGGCCGGCGCTGGCTCTCGCCCTCCTGCAGGGAGTGGGGCAGGCGGCGGCCCTGGCTCTCGGGCAGCAGCATGATGCTGAGCACCGCCAGGATGGCGAAGGAGGCGAACACCAGGTGGTGCAGGAAGAACCCGCGGCTGCTGGCCACGGCGGCGATGGGGGCGGCCGCGGAGCCCACCAGGTTGGCCCCCACCACCAGGCCCAGCCCCGCGCCTCTGCGGGGGGAGAACGAGCTGAGAGCCgggagggaaaggagcagggggaggctcaggggtgatGTGCTGGGGGGGTTGGGGATCGCTCACCTGACCACGGTGGGCAGCACCTCGCTGGCGAAGAAGATGCTGAGCATGGTGACGGCGTGCGAGGCGGTGACCCCCAGCACCGACAGCATCAGCACGATGAGCTCCAGGAGGTCTGTGcggggaaggggatggggggggggagggaagagccATGAAGGCGCAAACCCCAGCAGCCCCCaatccccccccacccccccggcTCCTTACACTGGGTGagcgccagcagcagcagcgaggcGGTGCCGGTCAGCAcggtgcacagcagcagcaccgcgcGACGCCCGCAGCGCTCCACGGTGACGCAGAGGAAGAGGCACGCGGCCGCCTCGGGGCCCCGCAGCGCGAAGTACGCGGGCAGGAAGCGCGGGAGGTGCGGGGCCAGATTGCGGGTGAAGCAGTGCCGGATACCGGAGCCGATGAACCTGcggggtggggatgggggggggggtagGTCACGGGAGGGGTCGGGGTCAGGATGGGGGGTTTTGGGGAAGCCGCCGCGCTCACGCGGTGAAGCCGAGGATGACGGCGTTCTTCCAGATGACCCTGGTGCCGAAGATCTCGCACACGCTGTGGTAGTGGGGCTCCGGGCACTGCTCCTCCAGCGCCTCCAGCTCTGCACGGCACAGGGCTCAGAGCCGGCACGGCACCATCGAGATCAGGAAGGGGGGTCCCAGCCGCTCCCCCCACGCACCCGCCatggtgctgccctgctcctcggCCCCGCGCCCACCGCTCCCCGCCAGCGCCCGCAGGGTCTTCTTGGCCCTGTCCAGCTGCTGCGTGGCCAGCAGCCAGCGCGGGGACTCCAGCAGCAGCGCCGGGCACCTGCGGGGGACCAACGTCACGGGGCGAGCACAGGGACTGACCCCCCCGCTGccacccacccccaccccattcCTGGAAACCCTCAGCTCGAGGTCTGAGCAAACATTTACCCAGGCCGCACGAGAGAGCCCCGCTGCCTTTGATGGCGGGGTGTGCCGGCAGCGGGCACCGCCCGGCCCCACTCCCCCCCGTGCTCACCACCAGCACGCCGCCAGCAGCGCCAGCACGGCCGTCACGGCGCCCTGCAGCACCCGCCACTCCCGGCACAGCACCGCCAGccccggcagcagcagctctcccgCCAGCCAGGAGAAGCCGGCGATCATCGTCACCTCCAGCCGGTGCGGGGGGTCACACAGCTCCAGCCCTGGTGTGAGACGGAGGCACGAGGGGTGCAGAATGGGGGACATGGCCATGGGACACCTGCATCCTGCAGGGCCCTGGATCCCAGAGCATCCCACAGCATCTTGCATCCCTCATCCCACAGCATCCATCCCACAACCCACAGCATGCCACTTGCTGGAGCACCCCACCCCGCAGCACCCCACATCCCGCAGCACCCCCCACCCCGCAGCACCCCCC from Numida meleagris isolate 19003 breed g44 Domestic line chromosome 10, NumMel1.0, whole genome shotgun sequence encodes the following:
- the SLC22A31 gene encoding putative solute carrier family 22 member 31 gives rise to the protein MACDRFGRRPTFLVSLGLAVPLGLGVALAIDFVMVLVARLLFGAALAGAFLSLYVARLELCDPPHRLEVTMIAGFSWLAGELLLPGLAVLCREWRVLQGAVTAVLALLAACWWFIGSGIRHCFTRNLAPHLPRFLPAYFALRGPEAAACLFLCVTVERCGRRAVLLLCTVLTGTASLLLLALTQYLLELIVLMLSVLGVTASHAVTMLSIFFASEVLPTVVRGAGLGLVVGANLVGSAAAPIAAVASSRGFFLHHLVFASFAILAVLSIMLLPESQGRRLPHSLQEGESQRRPPLFRRPPREDHLPLLAPRGIPHDYSRIVPSAQRALGPGRGPAGPPPET